The following proteins come from a genomic window of Manduca sexta isolate Smith_Timp_Sample1 chromosome 6, JHU_Msex_v1.0, whole genome shotgun sequence:
- the LOC115444331 gene encoding venom protease, whose amino-acid sequence MKVFGWLLCLSVCVYSGWGQNGETCQTVENEQGSCINLKQCAPYLKLVAKQKSNPDRVQLVRRAHCGFEDNDLKVCCPRPDVPTAAPQTTTTTTTTPTITTTITPNPPTEPAGESIGPEDFVAEFPDPPVCGLSNASFKRVINGDNAKLGDFPWMAALGIDMNPTQWLCGGSLISSKHVLTVAHCVQRRLKSMYIVRLGELDFVRDDDGATPIDFSIKHIIRHEQYDYIIKDNDIAILVLEKEVEFSDLIRPICLPKTSELRSMTFEDYNPLVAGWGALQVVGPSATHLQVVQLPVVSNDYCRQAYQDSVHKIDERVICAGYKDGGKDSCRGDSGGPLMQPITNNQSYKTYYFQIGIVSIGHSCAKPGFPGVYSRVTHFMPWLQEKVLGHADNL is encoded by the exons ATGAAGGTGTTTGGTTggcttttatgtttatctgtGTGCGTGTATTCAGGGTGGGGACAAAACG GTGAAACATGCCAAACTGTGGAGAATGAACAAGGAAGCTGTATCAACCTGAAGCAGTGTGCGCCGTACCTCAAGCTGGTCGCCAAGCAAAAGTCTAACCCTGACAGGGTGCAGTTGGTGCGACGCGCTCATTGTGGTTTCGAAGACAATGATCTTAAG GTCTGCTGTCCGCGACCAGACGTCCCGACTGCTGCACCACAAACAACCACTACAACTACCACAACTCCTACCATTACTACTACTATCACGCCAAACCCACCAACAGAGCCAGCGGGCGAGAGCATCGGCCCTGAAGACTTCGTGGCGGAGTTTCCTGATCCACCGGTGTGTGGACTCAGTAACGCATCATTCAAGAGAGTTATTAATGGCGATAATGCTAAACTTG GTGACTTCCCCTGGATGGCCGCGTTGGGGATCGATATGAACCCGACGCAGTGGCTGTGCGGCGGCTCGCTGATCTCCTCGAAGCACGTGTTGACAGTTGCACACTGCGTCCAACGCAGGTTAAAGTCAAT GTACATAGTACGTTTAGGAGAGCTGGACTTCGTGCGAGATGACGACGGTGCAACTCCAATCGATTTCTCCATCAAGCATATAATAAGGCACGAGCAATACGACTACATAATTAAAGACAATGACATCGCCATCCTCGTTTTAGAGAAAGAAGttgaattctcag ATTTAATTCGGCCGATCTGTTTGCCGAAGACTTCTGAATTGAGGTCAATGACATTCGAGGACTACAACCCGTTGGTTGCCGGTTGGGGTGCTCTTCAAGTGG TTGGCCCCTCAGCAACTCATCTCCAAGTGGTGCAGTTGCCAGTGGTGAGCAACGACTACTGCAGGCAGGCGTATCAAGACTCGGTGCATAAGATCGACGAGAGAGTCATCTGCGCCGGCTACAAGGATGGCGGCAAGGACTCCTGCAGGGGAGATAGTGGTGGACCCCTCATGCAGCCTATT acgAACAACCAGAGCTACAAAACGTATTACTTCCAAATTGGAATTGTCTCCATCGGCCATAGCTGTGCGAAGCCTGGATTCCCAGGAGTGTATTCCAGGGTCACGCACTTCATGCCCTGGCTGCAGGAGAAAGTGCTCGGGCACGCTGACAacctataa
- the LOC115444330 gene encoding NGFI-A-binding protein homolog, giving the protein MCASERGDMESPGEEAGRSAPPAPHPPAAPQPNGANKIIGRNVNGTMVVTSAPANEAELQLYRVMQRASLLAYYDTLLEMGGDDVQQLCDAGEEEFLEIMALVGMASKPLHVRRLQKALQEWVNNPALFQIPIVPNICPTENPFIQCNQRLLNMPPTIPNVLPRSVASPESSRPMYSPSPGAPDNSCGSTTSQPNASPTNTFAKIVLPPSPAPAAPITSTASRSFSPQSACPPASAGSSPSSVTSPVQLTPVLLDVHVQKLSAAAEKLSKHLPQLEPKPQNAKKKMCKDLELVMMMPESDPRRMEEIRKYAAIYGRFDCKRKPEKPLTLHEVMVNEAAAQICRCVPALLTRRDELFPLARQLVRRAGLHYSKHGLPPTASTGEDRERDEDDPPSKRPRQVHTTHDADENNAVRASPDVTRNSNHGWWGVKAESDDADSRCSYSSTSTPPPETEESRPQVVAARGDSIIAVANPALHAPHAHLAPHPARNHSN; this is encoded by the exons TGGTGGTAACGTCTGCACCAGCAAACGAAGCAGAGCTGCAGCTGTACCGAGTGATGCAGAGAGCAAGCTTGCTTGCATACTACGACACGCTCCTCGAAATGG GCGGAGATGACGTCCAGCAGCTTTGCGACGCTGGCGAGGAGGAATTCCTCGAAATCATGGCTCTGGTCGGCATGGCCTCAAAGCCACTTCACGTGCGTCGCCTCCAAAAGGCCCTCCAAGAATGGGTTAACAATCCCGCCCTCTTCCAAATACCCATCGTCCCAAACATTTGCCCCACCGAAAACCCATTCATACAATGCAACCAAAGACTATTAAATATGCCTCCGACCATTCCCAATGTTTTACCAAGGTCCGTAGCTTCTCCTGAGAGCAGTAGACCCATGTACAGCCCGTCTCCTGGAGCTCCTGATAACAGCTGTGGTTCCACCACATCGCAACCCAACGCGAGTCCAACCAACACCTTTGCCAAAATCGTATTACCACCGTCCCCAGCCCCAGCGGCTCCCATCACCTCTACAGCCTCTAGATCCTTCTCTCCTCAAAGCGCGTGCCCTCCAGCATCAGCCGGGTCTAGTCCAAGTTCAGTCACATCACCGGTCCAACTCACTCCTGTTCTTCTTGACGTCCATGTGCAAAAACTGTCGGCCGCTGCGGAAAAATTAAGCAAACATTTGCCCCAACTGGAGCCAAAGCCGCAGAACGCGAAGAAGAAGATGTGCAAGGATTTGGAGCTGGTGATGATGATGCCGGAGTCGGACCCACGGCGGATGGAGGAGATCAGGAAGTATGCCGCGATATACGGGAGGTTTGATTGTAAGAGAAAGCCAGAGAAACCACTGACATTGCATGAG GTGATGGTAAACGAGGCTGCAGCTCAGATCTGCCGGTGTGTGCCGGCGCTGCTGACGAGGCGGGACGAGCTGTTCCCGCTGGCCAGACAGCTCGTCAGGAGGGCTGGCCTGCATTACTCCAAACACGG TCTCCCACCAACAGCATCCACTGGCGAGGACCGCGAGAGGGACGAGGACGACCCTCCAAGCAAGCGTCCGCGACAGGTCCACACCACGCAC GACGCAGACGAAAACAACGCCGTCCGAGCCAGTCCTGACGTCACAAGAAATTCAAACCACGG GTGGTGGGGAGTAAAGGCTGAGAGCGATGACGCTGACTCCAGGTGTTCTTACTCCAGCACCAGCACTCCTCCGCCG GAGACAGAAGAGTCCCGCCCGCAAGTGGTGGCGGCCCGCGGCGACAGCATCATCGCGGTGGCCAACCCCGCGCTCCACGCGCCCCACGCGCACCTCGCGCCGCACCCCGCGCGGAACCACTCCAACTGA